A genomic region of Zalophus californianus isolate mZalCal1 chromosome 11, mZalCal1.pri.v2, whole genome shotgun sequence contains the following coding sequences:
- the P2RY2 gene encoding LOW QUALITY PROTEIN: P2Y purinoceptor 2 (The sequence of the model RefSeq protein was modified relative to this genomic sequence to represent the inferred CDS: inserted 2 bases in 2 codons; deleted 4 bases in 4 codons): MATGLGRWNGTVNDSWEGDELGYKCRFNEDFKYVLLPVSXGVVCVLGLCLNAAALYVFLCRLKTWNASTTYMFHLAVCDALYAASLPLLVYYYARGDHWPFSVVLCKLVXFLFYTNLYCSILFLTCISVHRCLGVLRPLRSLRWGRAHYARRVAAAVWVLVLACQSPVLYFGHHQRAGRPHITCHDTSAPELFGQFVAYSSVMLGLLFAVPFAIILVCYVLMARRLLKPAYGTSGGLPRAKRKSVRTIAVVLAVFALCFLPFHVTRTLYYSFRSLDLSCHTLNAVNMAYKITRPLASANSCLDPVLYFLAGQRLVRFARDAKPPSDPSPIAQVRRRGGLRRSDRTDIKRTKDVSTSSEDSRRTESTPADGENTKDMRCRT; the protein is encoded by the exons ATGGCCACAGGCCTGGGCCGCTGGAACGGCACAGTCAATGATTCCTGGGAAGGGGACGAGCTGGGCTACAAGTGCCGTTTCAATGAGGACTTCAAGTACGTGCTGCTGCCGGTGT ATGGCGTGGTGTGTGTGCTGGGGCTGTGTCTGAACGCCGCCGCACTCTACGTCTTCCTGTGCCGCCTCAAGACCTGGAACGCGTCCACTACGTACATGTTCCACCTGGCCGTGTGCGACGCGCTGTACGCCGCATCCCTGCCGCTGCTGGTCTACTACTACGCCCGCGGCGACCACTGGCCCTTCAGCGTGGTGCTGTGCAAGCTGG CGTTCCTCTTCTACACCAACCTCTACTGCAGCATCCTCTTCCTCACGTGCATCAGC GTGCACCGGTGCCTGGGGGTCCTGCGCCCGCTGCGCTCGCTGCGCTGGGGCCGCGCGCACTACGCC CGCCGCGTGGCGGCCGCCGTGTGGGTGCTGGTGTTGGCCTGCCAGTCCCCCGTGCTCTACTTCGGTCACCACCAGCGTGCGGGGCGGCCGCACATCACCTGCCACGACACCTCCGCGCCCGAGCTCTTCGGCCAGTTCGTGGCCTACAGCTCCGTCATGCTGGGCCTGCTCTTTGCCGTGCCCTTCGCCATCATCCTGGTGTGCTACGTGCTTATGGCCCGGCGGCTGCTGAAGCCGGCCTACGGGACGTCGGGAGGCCTGCCGCGGGCCAAGCGCAAGTCAGTGCGCACCATTGCCGTGGTGCTGGCCGTCTTCGCGCTCTGCTTCCTGCCTTTCCACGTCACCCGCACA CTCTACTACTCCTTCCGCTCGCTGGACCTCAGCTGCCACACCCTCAACGCCGTCAACATGGCTTACAAGATCACCCGGCCACTGGCCAGTGCCAACAGTTGCCTTGAC CCCGTGCTCTACTTCCTGGCGGGGCAGAGGCTCGTGCGCTTTGCCCGAGATGCCAAGCCACCCTCAGATCCCTCTCCTATTGCCCAGGTTCGCCGCAGAGGGGGCCTGCGCAGGTCGGACAGGACTGACATCAAGAGGACAAAAGATGTATCGACCAGCAGTGAGGACTCTAGGCGGACAGAGTCCACACCGGCTGATGGTGAGAACACTAAGGACATGCGCTGTAGGACCTGA